One part of the Vicia villosa cultivar HV-30 ecotype Madison, WI linkage group LG6, Vvil1.0, whole genome shotgun sequence genome encodes these proteins:
- the LOC131612195 gene encoding mogroside IE synthase-like isoform X1, with protein MENKTIHCLVFPFPAHGHINPMLQFSKLIQHQGVKVTLVTPLSNYKNLPKVPSSISIETISDGFDQVTTPKSFKHYLSQFWEVGSQSLADLIINLNGRPNNHVDCVIYDSFMPWCLDVAKRFGIIGAAYLTQNLAMNSIYYHVHLGKLKPPFAEQVISLPALPQLQHRDMPSFYFTYEQDPTYLDLVVAQFSNIENADWILCNSFFELEKEIGDWTMKIWSNFRTIGPSIPNTFLDKKIKDDEDYGVSEFKSEESIEWLNNKPKRSVVYVSFGSMAALNEEQIEEVAHCLKDCGSYFLWIVKTSEETKLPKDFEKKSENGLVVAWCPQLKVLAHEAIGCFVTHCGWNSTLEAVSLGVPIVAMPLWSDQGINAKLVVDVWKVGIRGSIDEKEIVRKEALRNCICEIMESDKSTEIMNSVMQWKNLAAKAVSEDGSSYKNMIGFVNSLFHH; from the exons ATGGAGAACAAAACCATCCATTGTTTAGTGTTTCCATTTCCAGCACACGGTCACATTAATCCAATGTTACAATTCTCCAAACTCATACAACACCAAGGAGTAAAAGTAACACTTGTGACACCCCTTTCAAACTACAAAAACTTACCAAAAGTACCATCTTCCATTTCAATCGAGACAATTTCTGATGGTTTTGATCAAGTTACAACACCAAAGAGTTTCAAACACTACTTGAGTCAGTTTTGGGAAGTTGGTTCACAATCTCTTGCTGATCTTATCATCAACCTTAATGGTAGACCAAACAACCATGTTGATTGTGTTATTTATGACTCATTCATGCCTTGGTGTCTTGATGTTGCTAAGAGATTTGGAATTATTGGTGCAGCTTATTTGACTCAAAATCTTGCTATGAATAGTATATACTATCATGTTCATTTGGGAAAGTTGAAACCTCCTTTTGCTGAGCAAGTGATTTCTCTTCCTGCACTTCCTCAACTGCAGCATAGGGACATGCCTTCTTTCTACTTTACCTATGAACAAGATCCAACTTATCTTGATTTGGTAGTGGCACAGTTTTCTAACATTGAAAATGCTGATTGGATCCTTTGCAATTCCTTCTTTGAGCTAGAGAAAGAG ATAGGTGATTGGACAATGAAGATTTGGTCTAACTTTAGAACTATAGGGCCTTCCATACCAAATACATTTTTAGATAAGAAAATtaaagatgatgaagattatggTGTTTCAGAATTCAAAAGTGAAGAAAGTATAGAATGGTTAAATAATAAGCCAAAAAGGTCAgttgtttatgtttcttttgGGAGTATGGCAGCACTCAATGAAGAACAAATAGAAGAAGTAGCACATTGTTTGAAAGATTGTGGAAGTTACTTTTTATGGATTGTGAAAACCTCTGAAGAGACTAAGCTCCCAAAAGACTTTGAAAAGAAATCAGAGAATGGCTTGGTTGTGGCATGGTGCCCCCAATTGAAGGTTCTAGCTCATGAGGCCATAGGGTGTTTTGTAACACATTGTGGTTGGAATTCAACATTGGAAGCAGTGAGTTTAGGAGTTCCAATTGTTGCAATGCCACTTTGGTCAGACCAAGGCATTAATGCAAAGCTTGTTGTAGATGTTTGGAAAGTGGGAATAAGAGGTTCTATTGATGAGAAGGAAATAGTGAGGAAAGAGGCTTTAAGGAATTGTATATGTGAAATCATGGAGAGTGATAAAAGCACAGAGATTATGAATAGTGTCATGCAATGGAAGAATTTGGCTGCAAAAGCTGTGAGTGAAGATGGAAGTTCTTATAAAAATATGATAGGCTTTGTGAATAGCTTGTTCCATCACTGA
- the LOC131612195 gene encoding mogroside IE synthase-like isoform X2 gives MENKTIHCLVFPFPAHGHINPMLQFSKLIQHQGVKVTLVTPLSNYKNLPKVPSSISIETISDGFDQVTTPKSFKHYLSQFWEVGSQSLADLIINLNGRPNNHVDCVIYDSFMPWCLDVAKRFGIIGAAYLTQNLAMNSIYYHVHLGKLKPPFAEQVISLPALPQLQHRDMPSFYFTYEQDPTYLDLVVAQFSNIENADWILCNSFFELEKEVSDWTMKIWSNFRTIGPSIPNTFLDKKIKDDEDYGVSEFKSEESIEWLNNKPKRSVVYVSFGSMAALNEEQIEEVAHCLKDCGSYFLWIVKTSEETKLPKDFEKKSENGLVVAWCPQLKVLAHEAIGCFVTHCGWNSTLEAVSLGVPIVAMPLWSDQGINAKLVVDVWKVGIRGSIDEKEIVRKEALRNCICEIMESDKSTEIMNSVMQWKNLAAKAVSEDGSSYKNMIGFVNSLFHH, from the exons ATGGAGAACAAAACCATCCATTGTTTAGTGTTTCCATTTCCAGCACACGGTCACATTAATCCAATGTTACAATTCTCCAAACTCATACAACACCAAGGAGTAAAAGTAACACTTGTGACACCCCTTTCAAACTACAAAAACTTACCAAAAGTACCATCTTCCATTTCAATCGAGACAATTTCTGATGGTTTTGATCAAGTTACAACACCAAAGAGTTTCAAACACTACTTGAGTCAGTTTTGGGAAGTTGGTTCACAATCTCTTGCTGATCTTATCATCAACCTTAATGGTAGACCAAACAACCATGTTGATTGTGTTATTTATGACTCATTCATGCCTTGGTGTCTTGATGTTGCTAAGAGATTTGGAATTATTGGTGCAGCTTATTTGACTCAAAATCTTGCTATGAATAGTATATACTATCATGTTCATTTGGGAAAGTTGAAACCTCCTTTTGCTGAGCAAGTGATTTCTCTTCCTGCACTTCCTCAACTGCAGCATAGGGACATGCCTTCTTTCTACTTTACCTATGAACAAGATCCAACTTATCTTGATTTGGTAGTGGCACAGTTTTCTAACATTGAAAATGCTGATTGGATCCTTTGCAATTCCTTCTTTGAGCTAGAGAAAGAGGTAA GTGATTGGACAATGAAGATTTGGTCTAACTTTAGAACTATAGGGCCTTCCATACCAAATACATTTTTAGATAAGAAAATtaaagatgatgaagattatggTGTTTCAGAATTCAAAAGTGAAGAAAGTATAGAATGGTTAAATAATAAGCCAAAAAGGTCAgttgtttatgtttcttttgGGAGTATGGCAGCACTCAATGAAGAACAAATAGAAGAAGTAGCACATTGTTTGAAAGATTGTGGAAGTTACTTTTTATGGATTGTGAAAACCTCTGAAGAGACTAAGCTCCCAAAAGACTTTGAAAAGAAATCAGAGAATGGCTTGGTTGTGGCATGGTGCCCCCAATTGAAGGTTCTAGCTCATGAGGCCATAGGGTGTTTTGTAACACATTGTGGTTGGAATTCAACATTGGAAGCAGTGAGTTTAGGAGTTCCAATTGTTGCAATGCCACTTTGGTCAGACCAAGGCATTAATGCAAAGCTTGTTGTAGATGTTTGGAAAGTGGGAATAAGAGGTTCTATTGATGAGAAGGAAATAGTGAGGAAAGAGGCTTTAAGGAATTGTATATGTGAAATCATGGAGAGTGATAAAAGCACAGAGATTATGAATAGTGTCATGCAATGGAAGAATTTGGCTGCAAAAGCTGTGAGTGAAGATGGAAGTTCTTATAAAAATATGATAGGCTTTGTGAATAGCTTGTTCCATCACTGA